One genomic region from Flagellimonas oceani encodes:
- a CDS encoding HD family phosphohydrolase, translating into MGKTLDNVYKHQSLVYKYFLYVVSVALIVFFFPKGGKFKYEFQKGKPWQYENLYAPIDFSIQKTQEEIQEEQSSIRANKTDYYTYNTSLISDVKKEVREGINAIVRSGNFSSSQQRALRNASEETIDDVYVHGIFQNLPQSKSTVVVKSNEAQPISPSDYLSLEQAKKRVSEIFSEIGIDGAERLQSLIKNSLKANLFYDETLTESALSDELSKISYTRGEVDQGQLIIAKGEIVENEDFKILNSLKDEYESELWMGSNYYFILLGYTILVALGLIMLFLFLKKYRNDIFQNNNKVTFIFFNILLMVIATTLMVKHYEDFIYMVPLCILPLILKNFFDARLGLFVHVLTVLILGFVVANSFEYIFLQIIAGIVTILTASELYKRANLFISVGQITLIYIIGYFAFHAIHEGNLENIEWILFGVFVLNGLLTLFAQPLIYMFEKLFGLVSDVSLLELSDTNSKLLKELSDKAPGTFHHSLQVANLAEAAANEIGANAMLVRVGALYHDVGKMERPAYFTENQITNVNPHDDLPPKESAKIIIDHVINGIEIARKNNLPDRVIDFIRTHHGTTLVYYFYKKQQELDQEVDMEDFKYPGPIPFSKETAILMMSDAVEAASKSLKNPTFTIIDEFVEKIVKGQMQANQYLNANITLKEIEMVKKVLKQKLTNIYHLRVEYPE; encoded by the coding sequence ATGGGAAAAACTTTGGATAATGTATATAAACACCAATCACTGGTCTACAAGTATTTCCTGTATGTGGTATCGGTAGCACTCATTGTTTTTTTCTTCCCAAAAGGGGGCAAGTTCAAGTATGAGTTTCAAAAAGGTAAGCCCTGGCAGTACGAAAACTTGTATGCTCCCATAGATTTTTCCATACAAAAGACCCAAGAGGAAATACAGGAAGAGCAATCTTCCATTAGGGCCAATAAAACGGATTATTACACCTATAACACCTCTTTGATCTCCGATGTAAAGAAAGAGGTTCGGGAAGGGATTAATGCGATTGTCCGATCGGGGAACTTTTCGTCATCGCAACAACGGGCACTAAGAAATGCTTCCGAAGAAACCATTGATGATGTATATGTGCATGGAATCTTCCAAAATCTGCCACAATCAAAATCCACGGTCGTGGTGAAGAGCAACGAAGCTCAGCCTATTTCCCCGAGTGATTACCTAAGTCTTGAGCAAGCCAAAAAGAGGGTGTCCGAAATTTTTTCCGAGATAGGGATTGATGGGGCGGAACGTCTTCAGTCCCTTATCAAAAACAGTCTAAAGGCCAATCTTTTTTACGATGAGACCCTTACGGAAAGTGCCCTGAGTGATGAGCTCTCGAAGATTTCGTACACTAGGGGCGAGGTAGATCAAGGGCAGTTGATCATTGCCAAGGGTGAAATTGTGGAGAATGAAGATTTTAAAATACTCAATTCCCTTAAAGATGAATACGAGTCCGAACTTTGGATGGGCAGTAATTACTATTTCATTTTATTGGGATATACCATTTTGGTGGCGTTGGGGCTAATAATGCTGTTTTTGTTTTTGAAAAAGTACAGGAACGATATTTTTCAGAACAACAACAAGGTGACCTTTATTTTCTTCAATATTTTGTTGATGGTAATTGCCACCACGTTGATGGTGAAGCACTATGAGGATTTTATCTACATGGTGCCATTGTGCATTCTACCCTTGATCTTGAAAAACTTTTTCGATGCCAGATTGGGGCTTTTTGTACATGTACTCACGGTGTTGATCCTAGGCTTTGTGGTTGCCAATAGTTTTGAATATATCTTTCTGCAAATCATTGCCGGTATAGTAACCATATTAACGGCTTCTGAGCTATATAAGAGGGCAAATCTGTTTATTTCGGTAGGCCAGATTACCCTAATATATATTATTGGATATTTTGCCTTCCACGCCATTCACGAAGGTAATTTGGAAAACATTGAATGGATATTGTTCGGTGTGTTTGTCCTAAATGGGTTGTTGACGCTTTTTGCACAGCCACTGATCTATATGTTCGAGAAACTCTTCGGGCTTGTATCCGATGTGTCCTTGTTGGAGCTTTCCGATACCAATTCCAAATTGCTCAAAGAACTTTCGGACAAGGCGCCCGGAACATTTCATCATTCCCTGCAAGTAGCCAACCTTGCCGAAGCGGCAGCCAACGAGATTGGCGCCAATGCCATGTTGGTGAGGGTAGGGGCGCTATATCATGATGTTGGTAAAATGGAGCGTCCCGCATACTTTACCGAGAATCAAATTACAAATGTTAACCCGCACGATGACCTTCCGCCCAAAGAAAGCGCCAAGATTATTATTGATCATGTGATCAATGGAATCGAGATTGCCAGAAAAAACAATCTGCCGGACCGTGTAATCGATTTTATTAGAACCCACCATGGAACCACCTTGGTGTATTACTTTTACAAAAAGCAGCAAGAGTTAGATCAAGAGGTGGATATGGAGGATTTCAAATACCCTGGGCCCATTCCTTTTTCCAAGGAAACTGCTATTTTGATGATGTCCGATGCCGTTGAGGCCGCATCCAAGAGTTTGAAAAATCCTACTTTTACCATTATTGATGAGTTTGTGGAGAAAATAGTGAAAGGGCAGATGCAGGCCAACCAGTACTTAAATGCCAATATTACCTTAAAGGAGATAGAAATGGTTAAGAAAGTGCTTAAGCAGAAGCTTACCAACATCTATCATTTAAGGGTGGAATATCCTGAATAG
- a CDS encoding tyrosine-type recombinase/integrase, which translates to MTTSLKLDKKSKNDIGEYPLYIRIRGRNSNGKYSESSIYSGVDLSEKHFRKGGLSPRTPNYTDKQRIINGILDDLQRIISESIEDGFEPNPKFIKREFEERKKFRELKTPQIQSFWKSFDEYIDTKKNTSYGYRKTITTLVNHLKEFEEYIGRKISFEYVVLKTILFQSEFNDYMWNQKNISNSYLNKLYDNLSGFLYFSHQMGYINRKPRLKLESTIEKDEKVYLRTEEVIKLFNSKKWDYDETKEQELRKNPHIIIIEEPLKGTRSKEFGGVLKVTNWELVKYIFLFQNSIGCRIGDIPHFKLSNMDFDPKTQIFSWVQQKTNKKVSVPLNDIGGFIFRKFSSGKSKTQTLFPKISQQKFNKQLKYLLKDLGFNRMITKPKMIGSKVVDTEEKPLWELISSHGGRRGFVKNSIDLGNMDYQTIMKLSGHKTFSEFSKYISVTTTDTLKIRGLYKSDKKTQEDKFEQFKKEFSKLSEENKDVILGVMRGFNNSY; encoded by the coding sequence ATGACCACTTCTCTCAAATTAGATAAAAAATCCAAAAATGATATTGGGGAATATCCATTGTATATAAGAATTCGTGGAAGGAATTCCAATGGGAAATACTCTGAATCCTCAATTTATAGTGGAGTTGATTTATCCGAAAAACATTTTAGGAAAGGAGGGTTATCTCCAAGGACTCCAAATTATACGGACAAACAAAGGATAATCAACGGAATATTAGATGATTTACAAAGAATCATTAGTGAATCTATCGAAGATGGTTTTGAACCGAACCCGAAATTTATCAAAAGAGAATTCGAAGAAAGAAAGAAGTTCCGTGAACTGAAAACCCCTCAAATCCAATCCTTTTGGAAATCCTTTGATGAATATATTGATACAAAGAAAAATACCTCTTACGGGTATCGTAAAACCATCACCACTTTAGTAAATCACTTAAAGGAATTTGAAGAATACATTGGTAGGAAAATCTCATTTGAATATGTGGTATTAAAAACCATCTTATTTCAAAGTGAGTTCAATGATTATATGTGGAATCAAAAGAACATTTCAAATTCCTACCTCAACAAACTCTATGATAATCTAAGTGGTTTTTTGTATTTCTCACATCAAATGGGATATATCAATAGGAAACCACGGTTGAAGTTGGAATCAACTATTGAGAAAGATGAAAAGGTCTATCTGAGAACAGAAGAAGTTATTAAACTCTTTAATTCAAAGAAATGGGATTATGATGAAACGAAGGAACAAGAATTACGAAAGAACCCTCATATTATTATCATTGAAGAACCTTTGAAAGGAACACGGAGTAAGGAGTTCGGTGGAGTTCTAAAGGTTACGAACTGGGAACTGGTAAAGTATATTTTCTTATTTCAAAACTCTATTGGTTGTAGGATTGGGGATATTCCCCATTTCAAATTGAGTAACATGGACTTTGACCCGAAAACTCAAATATTCAGTTGGGTTCAACAAAAAACAAACAAAAAGGTAAGTGTTCCCCTTAATGATATTGGGGGATTCATATTCAGAAAGTTCAGTAGTGGGAAATCAAAAACACAAACCCTTTTTCCAAAAATTTCCCAACAGAAATTCAATAAACAACTAAAATATCTCTTAAAGGATTTGGGATTCAATAGAATGATTACCAAACCAAAAATGATAGGGTCCAAAGTGGTGGATACAGAGGAAAAACCACTTTGGGAGTTAATATCATCCCATGGTGGAAGGAGAGGTTTTGTAAAGAATTCCATTGATTTGGGGAATATGGATTATCAAACGATAATGAAACTCTCTGGACATAAAACCTTCTCCGAATTTTCAAAATACATTTCGGTAACTACTACCGATACCCTTAAAATTAGGGGGTTATATAAATCTGATAAGAAAACCCAAGAAGATAAGTTTGAACAATTCAAAAAAGAGTTTTCCAAGTTAAGTGAGGAAAACAAAGATGTCATATTGGGTGTTATGAGAGGTTTTAATAACTCGTATTGA
- a CDS encoding helix-turn-helix domain-containing protein — protein sequence MENPFKEQIEGLEFYRWISVDDCSEKLNVSKRTVFKYLKEGKIRGVKWKNRRLVDSVSVIGFLLEKRVIEYEQLKSEEMKKMVKRKLIE from the coding sequence ATGGAGAATCCATTTAAAGAACAGATTGAAGGTCTGGAATTCTATCGATGGATATCGGTGGATGATTGTTCAGAAAAATTGAACGTGAGTAAAAGAACCGTTTTCAAATACCTTAAAGAGGGAAAGATTAGGGGTGTGAAATGGAAAAACCGAAGGTTGGTAGATTCAGTTTCGGTAATCGGTTTCCTGCTGGAGAAAAGGGTGATTGAATACGAACAACTCAAAAGTGAGGAAATGAAGAAGATGGTTAAAAGAAAGTTGATTGAGTAG
- a CDS encoding type I restriction-modification system subunit M: MSNHNEISSFIWNVCDDVLRGLFKQHEYGDVILPFVVLRRLDCVLEGKKDDIIRIHEEYKDKFEDTSRIIHSKLNLKFSNYSRYDLNRLKQEPSKLSENIYDYLSSFSTNVQDIIQNFGLQKHIDKLDSNDKLYILIEKFTEVNLHPNMVDNHTMGQIFEELLRKFSEMSNETSGEHYTPRDIVRLLVSLVLSPDKEKLSQPGKIVSIYDPCCGTGGMLTIGKDYIQENISSDVDVNLFGQELNPQTYSICKSDFLITDEEPNNIKLGSTLTNDQYSDRGRKFDYMITNPPFGVSWKSEKKKIENESKLSQEEGSRFFVGTPRSSDGSLLFLQHMISKMETQGSRIGVVFNGSPLFTGDSGSGESEIRRWIIENDWLEGVVSLPDQLFFNTGISTYIWIVTNKKKPHRKGKVQLIDGSSLYKTMKKSLGSKRKFVDEEQKIHIVELYNRFEESEISKIYPNEFFGYTKVRIEQPIIENGVVKRDRSGNPKPDTKLRDYERVPLTEDIQEYFDREVKPHLPNSWIDWDNNKVGYEINFTKYFYKYKPLRSLKEITNDLLELEKETESLLKEIVD; this comes from the coding sequence ATGTCCAACCATAACGAAATTTCCTCATTTATTTGGAACGTCTGTGATGATGTTCTCAGAGGATTGTTCAAACAACATGAGTACGGTGATGTCATTCTTCCCTTTGTGGTTCTGAGAAGATTGGACTGTGTCCTTGAAGGAAAGAAGGATGATATCATCAGGATTCATGAGGAATACAAGGATAAGTTTGAGGATACCTCTCGAATCATCCATTCCAAACTCAACCTAAAGTTTTCCAATTACTCTCGATATGATTTGAATCGGTTGAAACAAGAACCATCCAAACTCTCTGAGAACATTTACGATTACCTCAGTAGTTTCTCAACCAATGTTCAGGATATTATCCAAAACTTTGGGTTACAGAAACACATTGACAAACTCGATTCCAATGATAAACTCTACATCCTCATTGAGAAGTTTACCGAGGTGAACCTTCATCCTAATATGGTGGATAACCACACTATGGGACAAATCTTTGAGGAACTCCTTCGTAAGTTCTCTGAGATGTCCAACGAAACAAGTGGGGAACACTATACCCCCCGTGATATTGTTCGATTGTTGGTTTCCTTGGTTCTTTCACCTGATAAGGAGAAACTTTCCCAACCGGGTAAGATTGTTTCAATCTATGACCCGTGTTGTGGTACCGGTGGTATGTTGACCATAGGGAAGGATTATATACAGGAAAATATAAGTTCCGATGTTGATGTGAACCTCTTTGGCCAAGAACTCAACCCCCAAACCTATTCCATCTGTAAATCCGATTTCTTGATTACCGATGAAGAACCCAACAACATCAAATTGGGTTCTACCCTCACCAATGACCAATATAGTGATAGGGGTAGGAAGTTTGATTATATGATTACCAACCCTCCGTTCGGGGTAAGTTGGAAATCGGAGAAGAAAAAGATTGAAAACGAATCGAAACTTTCCCAAGAAGAAGGAAGTAGATTCTTTGTGGGAACACCCCGTAGTAGTGATGGTTCCCTGTTGTTTCTACAACACATGATTTCCAAAATGGAAACCCAAGGTTCACGAATTGGGGTAGTGTTCAATGGTTCTCCTTTGTTCACAGGGGATAGTGGTAGTGGGGAATCTGAAATCCGTAGATGGATAATTGAAAACGATTGGTTGGAGGGTGTTGTTTCTCTACCTGACCAATTGTTCTTTAATACTGGAATATCAACCTACATTTGGATTGTCACCAACAAAAAGAAACCTCACCGAAAAGGAAAGGTTCAACTCATTGATGGTTCTTCTCTCTATAAAACCATGAAGAAATCCTTGGGAAGTAAGAGGAAGTTTGTGGATGAAGAACAAAAGATTCACATTGTGGAACTCTATAACCGTTTTGAAGAATCTGAAATCTCCAAGATATATCCCAATGAGTTCTTCGGTTACACTAAGGTAAGGATTGAACAACCCATAATTGAAAATGGGGTAGTCAAAAGGGATAGAAGTGGAAACCCCAAACCTGATACAAAGTTGAGGGATTATGAACGAGTTCCTTTAACTGAAGATATTCAAGAATATTTTGATAGAGAGGTGAAACCTCACTTACCTAATTCATGGATTGATTGGGATAATAATAAGGTGGGGTATGAAATCAACTTCACCAAGTATTTCTATAAATACAAACCTTTAAGGAGTTTGAAAGAGATTACCAATGATTTATTGGAATTGGAAAAGGAGACTGAGTCATTACTAAAAGAGATAGTGGATTGA
- a CDS encoding DUF5655 domain-containing protein: MKLYKSKSGELNRVKVNPFKLEKDIQNIVESNLTTLFDLEFIKSELSFGSFRFDTLCFDSETNSFVIIEYKKGSSYSVIDQGYTYLSLLLNNKSDFILEYNETLGKSVKRDEIDWSQSKVIFISPNFNDYQKNSVNFKNLPFELWEITRYTDDSIGLSKISTESNVDINSTIPDVGKGGVVDKVRKEVVRYDEDYHLNKSKNRPEFVIELYRKVKERILELGDSIEVRFGKQTIGFRQNRVFTDLIIYNKGVGVVLNLKKGELKDPLNKTEDLSEKGHWGSGDYRIWLKKEDDLEYTISLVKQSYENQL; the protein is encoded by the coding sequence ATGAAACTCTATAAATCAAAATCTGGAGAATTAAATAGGGTTAAAGTGAATCCGTTTAAGTTAGAGAAGGATATTCAAAATATTGTAGAGTCCAATCTTACTACATTATTTGATTTGGAGTTTATCAAGTCTGAGTTGTCCTTTGGAAGTTTCAGATTTGATACACTTTGTTTTGATAGTGAAACGAACTCCTTTGTAATCATAGAATACAAAAAAGGTTCAAGTTATTCGGTAATTGACCAAGGATATACATACCTCTCCCTTTTGTTGAACAATAAATCTGATTTCATTCTTGAATACAATGAAACACTTGGGAAAAGTGTTAAAAGGGATGAAATAGATTGGTCACAGTCTAAAGTGATATTCATTTCCCCAAACTTTAACGATTACCAAAAGAACTCTGTGAATTTCAAGAACCTTCCATTTGAACTATGGGAGATTACACGATATACAGATGATTCTATTGGTTTGAGTAAAATATCTACTGAATCCAACGTGGATATCAATTCTACTATCCCTGATGTTGGTAAGGGAGGTGTTGTGGATAAAGTGAGAAAGGAAGTAGTAAGATACGATGAAGATTACCATTTGAATAAAAGTAAAAATAGACCCGAATTTGTAATAGAACTTTATCGAAAAGTTAAAGAGAGAATCCTTGAATTAGGTGATAGTATTGAAGTTCGATTTGGTAAACAAACCATAGGGTTCAGACAAAATAGAGTGTTCACCGATTTGATAATTTATAACAAAGGTGTTGGTGTTGTTTTGAACCTAAAAAAGGGTGAATTGAAAGACCCACTAAATAAGACAGAGGATTTGAGTGAGAAGGGACATTGGGGTAGTGGAGATTATAGAATATGGTTGAAGAAGGAGGATGATTTGGAATACACCATTAGTTTAGTGAAACAATCCTATGAAAATCAACTTTAA
- a CDS encoding restriction endonuclease subunit S, giving the protein MDRYDSYKDSGVEWIDKIPSEWEISRLRFTGDLYGGLSGKSGDDFKQDNNPNNKPYIPYTNIFNNTYISKEHFDYVVIDEGENQNLVRKFDLFFLMSSETHEDLGKPCILIEDVDELYLNSFCKGLRVTDSSINPVFLNYQLLGQVHKELISVEGRGFTRINLRQDRLKDTPIFIPPLHQQNQIVSFLDTKTSLIDSLIEKTQRKIELIKEQRTSLINEVVTKGLNPNVEMKDSGVEWIGEIPSHWVTTKLGLYTTKVGSGSTPRGGSEIYVETGIPFIRSQNVHFDGLKLDNVSFIENDVHDSMKGSVVVKNDVLLNITGGSIGRCCVVNIDGEMNVNQHVSIIRTKEKLLNYFLNYIISCDVGQSQVKYNLTGGNREGLTIEGIKDFQISLPPLSEQKEIVEYLDNEIQLIDTTVSNEEKRIELLKEYRQSLISEVVTGKIKVS; this is encoded by the coding sequence ATGGATAGATACGATTCATATAAGGATTCGGGGGTTGAATGGATAGATAAAATCCCATCAGAATGGGAAATTTCACGATTGAGATTCACGGGAGATTTGTATGGGGGATTATCAGGAAAATCGGGGGATGATTTCAAACAAGACAATAACCCCAACAACAAACCATATATACCCTATACTAACATTTTCAATAACACCTATATCTCAAAAGAACATTTCGACTATGTGGTAATCGATGAAGGTGAGAATCAGAATTTAGTAAGAAAGTTTGATTTATTTTTTTTAATGAGTTCTGAAACTCATGAAGATTTGGGTAAACCTTGTATTCTAATTGAAGATGTGGACGAACTTTATCTTAATAGTTTTTGTAAAGGATTAAGAGTTACAGATTCAAGTATAAACCCTGTATTCTTGAATTATCAGTTATTGGGACAGGTTCATAAAGAACTTATTTCCGTGGAAGGTAGGGGATTTACAAGAATCAATCTTCGACAGGATAGATTGAAAGATACTCCAATATTCATTCCACCATTACATCAGCAAAACCAAATCGTCTCCTTCCTCGATACCAAAACCTCCCTGATTGATTCCCTGATTGAGAAAACCCAACGAAAGATTGAGTTAATCAAAGAACAACGAACCTCTTTGATCAATGAAGTAGTTACCAAAGGATTGAATCCCAATGTGGAAATGAAAGACAGTGGGGTGGAATGGATTGGTGAGATTCCAAGTCATTGGGTAACTACCAAACTTGGTCTTTACACAACTAAAGTTGGTTCAGGTTCTACTCCACGGGGTGGGTCAGAAATTTACGTTGAGACAGGTATTCCATTTATAAGAAGTCAAAATGTCCATTTTGATGGTTTGAAGTTGGATAATGTTTCTTTTATTGAAAATGATGTCCATGACTCTATGAAAGGTTCTGTTGTGGTTAAGAACGATGTTTTATTAAATATTACTGGTGGTTCAATTGGAAGGTGTTGTGTTGTAAATATTGATGGGGAAATGAATGTTAACCAACATGTCAGTATTATAAGGACTAAAGAAAAACTTCTGAACTATTTTTTGAATTACATAATAAGTTGTGATGTTGGACAAAGTCAGGTTAAATATAATTTAACTGGTGGTAATAGAGAAGGTTTAACTATTGAGGGTATCAAAGATTTTCAAATTAGTTTACCACCCCTATCAGAACAAAAGGAAATCGTTGAATATCTCGATAATGAAATCCAACTCATTGATACTACTGTTTCAAATGAGGAAAAGAGAATAGAACTACTCAAAGAATACCGTCAATCCCTCATTTCAGAGGTGGTAACGGGTAAAATCAAAGTTTCATAG
- a CDS encoding type I restriction endonuclease subunit R, whose amino-acid sequence MTWVPTEKRFEEFIEDYLTSLEDDGLKYESKTHRSTDTWYDREKCIIGGEYIQFVKDSQPDVYKTLQKKYGGNTDSKILSRLNKEIGNKGLIHVLRKGFNEIQGGNIKTVYFQPSSSLNKKYREDKYLKNRFLFVRQLHYSPHTEKSIDVVLFINGIPILTIELKNQLTGQTVQDSNYQYKFDRDPKGEPLLQFQRCVCHFSMDNDRVMMTTKLSGEDTFFLPFNKGLENPINPNGYRVSYMWEEILTPTSLLDILENFVLFTQESDLIWSDEKKKVIEKKKSVLIFPRYHQLDVIRELQKQVVLDNVGTNYLVQHTTGSGKSYSIGWLSFMLINLFKNDGQDRMFDSIIIITDRKVLDRQLQDTVKSLEQVQGVVQQIDKDSKQLEKSLGSGKNIIITTIQKFSVVVNRIKELKGMKFGVIVDEVHSSQGGKGTKNLNKTLSVNLNQDEPDVDDDRVNEEVGKIQMEMKSRQKQNHISFFGFTGTPKPQTIEIFGTPQPDGSKIPFHTYTMRQSIGEGFTMDVLKSFTPVKRWFKLRGKGEDVELPESRGKKELIKWVDSNEETIRRKVSIILDNLLSTTVKSIEGRGKGMVVVRSIDDTVKYFVEMNKQLKERGLYNRIKPLVSFTGDVQLEGSKVTEGDLNRENGFDGKDIPKGFKNPVYRVLIVCNKFQTGFDEPLLHSMFIDKPLNGVQCVQTLSRLNRKTRGKKSTFVLDFVNSIDTIQDSFQNFYQTTILSEETDPNLVYDLLDEIRNYGLFTKQEVDDWCSIFYQDKRRDDGQLQPTLNTVIERWRELSDEDRDESRSKVSNYCKLYGYISMIHQFDNIELEKHYVFFEYLRKKFPVDSLERIDVSNLVDLESLTLDIKGKTDISLNPEDNVFDPNKYGTGRGKDEEEFDLLSQIIEDINNIYGNVPEGTEESSKKLIQNMVSDTEFEYVVNSNNTDSNKRDKLRKIYDEKNIGTLDISTKLFEYFDKKENKERLIQLFISKPELLNQLRG is encoded by the coding sequence ATGACGTGGGTCCCAACAGAAAAACGGTTTGAAGAATTTATAGAGGATTATCTCACCTCATTGGAAGATGATGGATTGAAATATGAATCAAAAACCCACCGTTCCACGGATACTTGGTACGATAGGGAGAAATGTATCATCGGTGGGGAATACATTCAGTTCGTAAAGGATTCCCAACCCGATGTTTACAAAACACTACAAAAGAAGTACGGAGGGAACACGGATTCCAAAATCCTCTCCCGTCTCAACAAGGAGATTGGAAACAAAGGGTTGATTCATGTTCTGAGAAAGGGTTTCAATGAGATTCAAGGAGGTAACATTAAAACGGTCTATTTCCAACCGAGTAGTTCCCTCAACAAGAAATATAGGGAGGATAAGTACCTTAAAAACCGTTTTCTATTTGTTCGTCAACTCCATTACTCACCCCATACTGAGAAATCCATAGATGTGGTTCTTTTCATCAATGGGATTCCCATACTCACGATTGAACTCAAAAACCAACTAACGGGTCAAACCGTTCAAGATTCCAATTACCAATATAAATTTGATAGGGACCCTAAAGGAGAACCCTTACTTCAATTCCAAAGGTGTGTCTGTCATTTTAGTATGGATAATGACAGGGTAATGATGACCACTAAATTGAGTGGAGAGGATACTTTCTTCCTACCGTTCAACAAAGGGTTGGAGAATCCAATCAATCCAAATGGGTATCGGGTATCCTATATGTGGGAAGAAATCCTAACCCCAACTTCCCTTTTGGATATCCTTGAAAACTTTGTCCTGTTTACCCAAGAATCAGATTTGATTTGGAGTGATGAAAAGAAAAAGGTCATTGAGAAAAAGAAATCCGTTCTCATATTTCCAAGATACCATCAATTGGATGTTATACGTGAACTTCAAAAACAAGTGGTTCTCGATAATGTGGGAACAAACTACCTTGTCCAACATACCACAGGTTCAGGTAAATCCTATTCCATCGGTTGGTTATCCTTTATGTTGATAAACCTTTTCAAGAATGATGGTCAGGATAGGATGTTCGATTCCATTATCATCATTACCGATAGAAAGGTATTGGATAGACAACTTCAGGATACGGTTAAGAGTTTGGAACAGGTTCAGGGAGTGGTACAACAGATTGATAAAGATTCAAAACAACTTGAAAAATCCCTCGGTTCAGGAAAGAACATCATCATTACCACCATTCAGAAATTCTCCGTGGTGGTAAACCGTATCAAGGAACTGAAAGGAATGAAGTTTGGGGTAATAGTGGATGAAGTCCATTCCTCACAAGGGGGTAAGGGTACAAAGAACCTCAACAAAACTCTTTCCGTAAACCTTAATCAAGATGAACCCGATGTGGATGATGATAGGGTGAACGAGGAAGTAGGGAAAATCCAAATGGAAATGAAATCCCGTCAGAAACAAAACCACATTTCCTTCTTTGGGTTCACGGGAACCCCGAAACCCCAGACGATTGAAATCTTTGGAACACCTCAACCTGATGGTTCTAAGATACCCTTCCACACCTATACCATGAGACAATCCATTGGGGAAGGGTTCACCATGGATGTTCTCAAATCATTCACACCAGTAAAACGATGGTTCAAACTTCGTGGTAAGGGTGAAGATGTGGAACTCCCTGAAAGTAGGGGGAAGAAGGAACTTATCAAATGGGTGGATTCCAATGAAGAAACCATTAGGAGAAAGGTATCCATCATTTTGGACAATCTTCTTTCCACCACCGTTAAATCTATTGAAGGGAGAGGAAAAGGAATGGTGGTAGTCCGTTCCATAGATGATACGGTGAAGTATTTCGTGGAGATGAACAAACAACTTAAAGAACGTGGGTTGTATAATCGAATAAAACCTTTGGTAAGTTTCACTGGGGATGTCCAGTTGGAAGGTTCAAAGGTAACTGAAGGTGACTTGAACCGTGAAAATGGTTTTGATGGTAAAGATATACCGAAGGGGTTCAAAAACCCAGTATATCGTGTTCTAATCGTTTGTAACAAGTTCCAAACAGGGTTTGATGAACCCCTTCTCCATTCGATGTTCATCGATAAACCCTTGAACGGTGTCCAATGTGTCCAGACCCTTTCACGTCTGAACCGAAAAACAAGAGGTAAGAAAAGTACATTCGTACTCGATTTCGTCAATAGTATCGATACCATTCAGGATTCTTTCCAAAACTTCTATCAGACTACTATTCTTTCTGAGGAAACAGACCCGAACTTGGTGTATGATTTATTGGATGAAATCAGAAACTATGGATTGTTCACCAAACAGGAGGTGGATGACTGGTGTTCCATATTTTATCAGGATAAACGTAGGGATGATGGACAACTCCAACCAACTTTGAACACGGTGATTGAGAGGTGGAGGGAACTTTCTGATGAAGATAGGGATGAATCCCGTTCCAAGGTTTCCAATTACTGCAAACTCTATGGGTATATATCCATGATACACCAATTCGATAATATCGAGTTGGAGAAACATTATGTGTTCTTTGAGTATTTGAGAAAGAAGTTCCCTGTGGATAGTTTGGAAAGGATAGATGTTTCCAACCTTGTAGATTTGGAATCCTTGACCTTGGATATCAAGGGAAAAACGGATATTTCATTGAATCCCGAGGATAATGTTTTTGACCCGAATAAGTATGGTACGGGTAGGGGTAAGGATGAAGAAGAATTTGATTTACTCTCACAAATCATTGAGGATATCAATAACATCTATGGAAATGTACCAGAAGGGACGGAGGAAAGTTCCAAGAAACTGATTCAAAACATGGTTTCAGATACGGAGTTTGAGTATGTGGTAAATTCCAACAATACCGATTCCAACAAACGGGATAAACTGAGGAAGATATATGATGAAAAGAACATTGGTACTTTGGATATTAGTACCAAACTCTTTGAATACTTTGATAAGAAAGAGAACAAGGAAAGGTTGATTCAATTGTTTATCTCCAAACCTGAATTGTTGAATCAGTTGAGGGGATGA